The following coding sequences lie in one Arachis ipaensis cultivar K30076 chromosome B05, Araip1.1, whole genome shotgun sequence genomic window:
- the LOC107643742 gene encoding GDSL esterase/lipase At2g03980 isoform X1 encodes MSTNNHLNHSLILTVLLLIAFATKSEQSKQIPALYVFGDSLVDSGNNHYVPGEDLQNFFPYGIDFGTPTGRCTNGKTVADFLAIYLGLPFAPAYLGLSSKGKRVITTGINYASAGSGILPDTNNKTSFIMDEQIRGFERTVKGILPKGLGEEAVEKHVSESLFLVSSGVNDHFKNRTFRGSRKFASYLINEFKIRLQILHSLGARKFFVNNVPPAGCFPSISLHSKPIGKCSEKMNKRISFYNKKLLILLHELQTQLPGFTFVHSDLNKSIMEIRQNPHKYGIVEATKPCCPRSINGDLACRPYSDFCANRNTYLFFDDHPTERANQIYAIKCFIDHSICTPRINIRHFL; translated from the exons ATGAGTACCAACAACCATCTAAACCATAGTTTGATCCTAACCGTGTTGCTACTCATAGCATTTGCAACGAAGAGTGAGCAATCAAAACAGATTCCAGCACTGTATGTGTTCGGTGATTCACTTGTTGACAGTGGTAACAACCACTATGTGCCAGGAGAGGATCTGCAAAATTTCTTTCCTTATGGCATAGATTTCGGCACACCCACTGGTCGCTGCACCAATGGCAAAACTGTTGCTGATTTCCTTG CTATATACCTTGGTCTGCCTTTTGCCCCTGCGTACTTGGGACTTTCAAGTAAAGGAAAGAGAGTCATAACTACAGGCATAAATTACGCATCGGCGGGTTCTGGAATTTTGCCAGACACCAATAAT AAAACTTCATTTATAATGGACGAACAAATAAGGGGATTCGAGAGGACAGTTAAGGGGATTTTGCCAAAGGGGTTAGGTGAAGAAGCAGTGGAGAAACATGTATCTGAATCCTTGTTTTTGGTATCTTCTGGTGTGAATGATCACTTCAAAAACAGAACATTTCGTGGTAGTAGGAAATTTGCTTCCTACCTCATAAATGAATTCAAAATACGCTTGCAG ATACTTCATAGCCTAGGAGCGAGAAAATTCTTTGTGAACAATGTTCCTCCAGCAGGGTGCTTTCCATCAATATCTCTGCACTCAAAACCAATAGGAAAGTGTAGTGAGAAGATGAACAAACGGATCTCCTTTTACAATAAGAAATTGCTTATTTTACTCCATGAATTGCAGACTCAGCTTCCGGGTTTTACCTTTGTCCATTCAGATCTCAACAAGAGCATCATGGAGATAAGACAAAACCCACATAAATATG GGATAGTAGAAGCAACCAAACCATGTTGCCCTCGAAGCATCAATGGTGATCTGGCATGCCGTCCGTATAGTGATTTTTGTGCAAACAGAAACACATATCTTTTCTTTGATGACCACCCAACCGAGAGAGCCAACCAAATATATGCAATAAAGTGCTTCATTGACCATTCTATCTGCACTCCTCGCATAAACATCAGACACTTTCTATAA
- the LOC107643742 gene encoding GDSL esterase/lipase At2g03980 isoform X2, giving the protein MSTNNHLNHSLILTVLLLIAFATKSEQSKQIPALYVFGDSLVDSGNNHYVPGEDLQNFFPYGIDFGTPTGRCTNGKTVADFLAIYLGLPFAPAYLGLSSKGKRVITTGINYASAGSGILPDTNNKTSFIMDEQIRGFERTVKGILPKGLGEEAVEKHVSESLFLVSSGVNDHFKNRTFRGSRKFASYLINEFKIRLQILHSLGARKFFVNNVPPAGCFPSISLHSKPIGKCSEKMNKRISFYNKKLLILLHELQTQLPGFTFVHSDLNKSIMEIRQNPHKYVRPTGVLGGTDDSGHFLLRQLGQKTSPKLSLILIS; this is encoded by the exons ATGAGTACCAACAACCATCTAAACCATAGTTTGATCCTAACCGTGTTGCTACTCATAGCATTTGCAACGAAGAGTGAGCAATCAAAACAGATTCCAGCACTGTATGTGTTCGGTGATTCACTTGTTGACAGTGGTAACAACCACTATGTGCCAGGAGAGGATCTGCAAAATTTCTTTCCTTATGGCATAGATTTCGGCACACCCACTGGTCGCTGCACCAATGGCAAAACTGTTGCTGATTTCCTTG CTATATACCTTGGTCTGCCTTTTGCCCCTGCGTACTTGGGACTTTCAAGTAAAGGAAAGAGAGTCATAACTACAGGCATAAATTACGCATCGGCGGGTTCTGGAATTTTGCCAGACACCAATAAT AAAACTTCATTTATAATGGACGAACAAATAAGGGGATTCGAGAGGACAGTTAAGGGGATTTTGCCAAAGGGGTTAGGTGAAGAAGCAGTGGAGAAACATGTATCTGAATCCTTGTTTTTGGTATCTTCTGGTGTGAATGATCACTTCAAAAACAGAACATTTCGTGGTAGTAGGAAATTTGCTTCCTACCTCATAAATGAATTCAAAATACGCTTGCAG ATACTTCATAGCCTAGGAGCGAGAAAATTCTTTGTGAACAATGTTCCTCCAGCAGGGTGCTTTCCATCAATATCTCTGCACTCAAAACCAATAGGAAAGTGTAGTGAGAAGATGAACAAACGGATCTCCTTTTACAATAAGAAATTGCTTATTTTACTCCATGAATTGCAGACTCAGCTTCCGGGTTTTACCTTTGTCCATTCAGATCTCAACAAGAGCATCATGGAGATAAGACAAAACCCACATAAATATG TTCggccaactggagttctaggaggcacagacgattccGGACATTTTCTTCTTCGGCAGCTTGGTCAAAAAACTTCCCCAAAACTTTCATTGATCTTGATTTCATAA
- the LOC107643742 gene encoding GDSL esterase/lipase At2g03980 isoform X3, whose translation MSTNNHLNHSLILTVLLLIAFATKSEQSKQIPALYVFGDSLVDSGNNHYVPGEDLQNFFPYGIDFGTPTGRCTNGKTVADFLAIYLGLPFAPAYLGLSSKGKRVITTGINYASAGSGILPDTNNKTSFIMDEQIRGFERTVKGILPKGLGEEAVEKHVSESLFLVSSGVNDHFKNRTFRGSRKFASYLINEFKIRLQILHSLGARKFFVNNVPPAGCFPSISLHSKPIGIVEATKPCCPRSINGDLACRPYSDFCANRNTYLFFDDHPTERANQIYAIKCFIDHSICTPRINIRHFL comes from the exons ATGAGTACCAACAACCATCTAAACCATAGTTTGATCCTAACCGTGTTGCTACTCATAGCATTTGCAACGAAGAGTGAGCAATCAAAACAGATTCCAGCACTGTATGTGTTCGGTGATTCACTTGTTGACAGTGGTAACAACCACTATGTGCCAGGAGAGGATCTGCAAAATTTCTTTCCTTATGGCATAGATTTCGGCACACCCACTGGTCGCTGCACCAATGGCAAAACTGTTGCTGATTTCCTTG CTATATACCTTGGTCTGCCTTTTGCCCCTGCGTACTTGGGACTTTCAAGTAAAGGAAAGAGAGTCATAACTACAGGCATAAATTACGCATCGGCGGGTTCTGGAATTTTGCCAGACACCAATAAT AAAACTTCATTTATAATGGACGAACAAATAAGGGGATTCGAGAGGACAGTTAAGGGGATTTTGCCAAAGGGGTTAGGTGAAGAAGCAGTGGAGAAACATGTATCTGAATCCTTGTTTTTGGTATCTTCTGGTGTGAATGATCACTTCAAAAACAGAACATTTCGTGGTAGTAGGAAATTTGCTTCCTACCTCATAAATGAATTCAAAATACGCTTGCAG ATACTTCATAGCCTAGGAGCGAGAAAATTCTTTGTGAACAATGTTCCTCCAGCAGGGTGCTTTCCATCAATATCTCTGCACTCAAAACCAATAG GGATAGTAGAAGCAACCAAACCATGTTGCCCTCGAAGCATCAATGGTGATCTGGCATGCCGTCCGTATAGTGATTTTTGTGCAAACAGAAACACATATCTTTTCTTTGATGACCACCCAACCGAGAGAGCCAACCAAATATATGCAATAAAGTGCTTCATTGACCATTCTATCTGCACTCCTCGCATAAACATCAGACACTTTCTATAA
- the LOC107643742 gene encoding GDSL esterase/lipase At2g03980 isoform X4 produces MSTNNHLNHSLILTVLLLIAFATKSEQSKQIPALYVFGDSLVDSGNNHYVPGEDLQNFFPYGIDFGTPTGRCTNGKTVADFLAIYLGLPFAPAYLGLSSKGKRVITTGINYASAGSGILPDTNNKTSFIMDEQIRGFERTVKGILPKGLGEEAVEKHVSESLFLVSSGVNDHFKNRTFRGSRKFASYLINEFKIRLQG; encoded by the exons ATGAGTACCAACAACCATCTAAACCATAGTTTGATCCTAACCGTGTTGCTACTCATAGCATTTGCAACGAAGAGTGAGCAATCAAAACAGATTCCAGCACTGTATGTGTTCGGTGATTCACTTGTTGACAGTGGTAACAACCACTATGTGCCAGGAGAGGATCTGCAAAATTTCTTTCCTTATGGCATAGATTTCGGCACACCCACTGGTCGCTGCACCAATGGCAAAACTGTTGCTGATTTCCTTG CTATATACCTTGGTCTGCCTTTTGCCCCTGCGTACTTGGGACTTTCAAGTAAAGGAAAGAGAGTCATAACTACAGGCATAAATTACGCATCGGCGGGTTCTGGAATTTTGCCAGACACCAATAAT AAAACTTCATTTATAATGGACGAACAAATAAGGGGATTCGAGAGGACAGTTAAGGGGATTTTGCCAAAGGGGTTAGGTGAAGAAGCAGTGGAGAAACATGTATCTGAATCCTTGTTTTTGGTATCTTCTGGTGTGAATGATCACTTCAAAAACAGAACATTTCGTGGTAGTAGGAAATTTGCTTCCTACCTCATAAATGAATTCAAAATACGCTTGCAG GGATAG